The following are from one region of the Sandaracinus amylolyticus genome:
- a CDS encoding YciI family protein — protein sequence MRVLVIIKANKASEAGQMPSEKVLTEMGKFNEDLLKAGVLLGGEGLHPSAQGKRVVCSPSGKKRVVDGPFAETKELIAGFWIWKVASLDEAVEWVGRVPMPEGETEDSTIEIRRIFEAEDFGAEFTPEERAREDRMRAELDARAAKK from the coding sequence ATGCGCGTTCTCGTGATCATCAAGGCGAACAAGGCGTCCGAGGCGGGTCAGATGCCGAGCGAGAAGGTCCTGACCGAGATGGGCAAGTTCAACGAGGACCTGCTCAAGGCGGGCGTGCTCCTCGGGGGCGAGGGCCTGCACCCGAGCGCGCAGGGCAAGCGCGTCGTGTGCTCGCCGAGCGGCAAGAAGCGCGTCGTCGACGGACCCTTCGCCGAGACCAAGGAGCTCATCGCGGGCTTCTGGATCTGGAAGGTCGCCTCGCTGGACGAGGCGGTCGAGTGGGTGGGCCGCGTCCCGATGCCCGAGGGCGAGACCGAGGACTCGACCATCGAGATCCGCCGCATCTTCGAGGCCGAGGACTTCGGCGCGGAATTCACGCCCGAGGAGCGCGCGCGCGAGGACCGCATGCGCGCCGAGCTCGACGCCCGCGCCGCGAAGAAGTGA